DNA sequence from the Archangium lipolyticum genome:
GGCCATGGCGGAGCGGGTGGTGCGCGCGGTGTCATTGCCCGTGACGGTGAAGACACGCATCGGCCTGGGGCCGGAGGACCAGATGCCCATCGTGGAGCTGGCCAGCCGACTGGAGGCGGTGGGCGTGCGTGCCCTGACGGTGCACTGCCGTACCGCGAAGATGGGTTACACGGGCACCGCGGACTGGCGCTGGGCGGGCCTGGCCCAGGCGCAGGTGCGCATGCCCGTCGTCGTCAACGGGGACATCCGCACCGCGGCGGACGTGCGGCGCGCACTCGCGGAGACGGGCTGCGCGGGCGCGATGCTGGGGCGGGGCGCCATCGAGCACCCGTGGGTGTTCCGCGAGGTGAAGGCCCTGCGCGCGGGTCTCACTCCCGTTCCCCCGACACCCGCCGAGCGCCTGGGCCTGCTGCGCGAACACCTGCTCGCCAACGTGGCCGTGCGCGGCAAGGGCTGGGGCGTGCCGTACACGCGCCGCTACCTCGCGGGCTACCTGCGTGACGTGGAGGGCGGCGCGGAGTTGCGCGCGTACCTCAACACTTCCACGGATCTCGACGACTGGCTGGATCGCATCTCCTCACTGGAAGCTCGCGCGGTCGTCTCGCACGCCGTGCAGTGAGCGGCCCGGGTGGCTTCTCATCCGCACGGCGGTGGGACATGCTTCACGGACTTCCATGCCCCTGCCTCGTTCCGTCCCCGTCCTGTCCCTGCTCGTCCTCCTCTCGCTCGTCGCCTGCAGCAAGAGTGACACCCCGAGCCCCGCCCAACCGGGTCAGAAGAAGGCCGAGACCTTCGTGGAGCTGCGCAAGGGTTTCAAGACGCAGCTCAAGGACACGCCCTCGGAGCATGAGCCAGCCCCCCAGCCGCCGAAGGGAGTCTTCGAGAAGGTGACGTACCCCGCGCCACTCGGAAGCAACGTGGCCTACGTCACCCCGGTCCGCGAGGGCGCGCGGCGGCCCGCCGTGCTGTGGATCCAGGGTGGTTTCAACTGGGGCATCGACGAGAGCGCCTGGGAGGTGAGTCCGCGCGACAACGACCAGAGTGCTCGCGCGTTTCGTGAGGCGGGGCTGGTGCTGATGATGCCCGCGCTGCGCGGGTGCAACGAGAACCCCGGCTCCCGCGAGTACTTCCTCGGCGAGGTGGACGACGTGCTCGCGGCGCTCGACTTCCTGGCGCGCCGCCCCGATGTGGACCCCGAGCGCATCTATCTCGGCGGCCATAGCACCGGCGGGACGATGGCCCTGCTCGTCGCGGCCAGCGAGCCCCGCGTGCGCGGCGTCTTCGCCTTCGGCCCCGTCGCCGTCCCCAATTATGGGGAGACCGGTACCGCGCTGGACCGCGCCAAGGGAAAGGAGCTGGCGATTCGCAGCCCGGTCGTCTTCATGTCGCTCATCCGCGTGCCGACGCTGGTCATCGAGGGGGCGGACGAGGGCAACACCTTCGCCTTCGACTCGTTGCGCAAGGCCGCGAAGGACGCGCCCGTGCGGTTCGTCTCAGTGCCCGGTGGCACGCACTTCAACATCCTGGCGCCGCTCACCGAGCTGCTGGCCCAACGGATTCTCCGAGGCACTCCCGGGGAGCTTCCCACGGACCTGTCCGAGCAGGACGCGGTCCTGGCGATGCGGGCGGAGGCCTCCGCGCACTGATGTGGAATGTCAACGGGGGTGCGCCGTCAGCGTGACCTCCGGGTAGTCCCCCGAGCCGCCCTGGAGGAGGGGAGACTCGCCGCTGCCCTTCACCCGCTCCTCCGCGAAGGCGAGCACCCAGGCGCGGGTGATGGCCGCGGCTCGCTCCGCCGGCTCCAGCGTCCCCGTGTCGAGGCTCTCGGCCGTCACCTTCGAATCATGGGTCTTCACCAGCTCCAGGAGGAGCGGCAGGTCCGAGAAGGTGAGGTGCCCGGACTGGGAGACCGCGACCTCGTAGACCGTGGCGCGCCTGTCCTTGATGAAGGAGCGATGGGTGCCATCGTCGGATGCCTGGGTGTGCATCACGAGGAAGGGCTGGGAGACCCCCTTCTTCCAGGAGCCCTGGAAGGTGCCGTCGATGTTGGCGCAGGCTCGCACGCCGGGCTCCGTCTGGCAGACGATGGCCGACGCGGCGCCACCGATGGAGTGGCCGAAGACGCCCACGCGCTCCAGGTCGAGCCTCCCGGTGAAGCGCCCCTGGGTGTCCCCCGTGTCGAGCGCCCGCACCCGCGAAAGGACGAAGCGCAGATCCGCCACCGTCACGTCGAAGAAGGGCGTGCCGAAGAGTCCGCCGGGCTCCTCGGTGGTGGGGGCGTAGCGGCCGTCGGGGAAGATGACGGCCCCGGTGGTGTACGTGTGGGAGGTAGCGGCCACCACGTAGCCGTGGCTGGCGAGCTCCTCCAGCAGCGACGTGTAGAAGGTGGGTGGGACGCCAGCCCCGGGCGAGAAGAGGATGACGGGGAAGCGGGTGTCATCCGCCGGGAGCGGCGCCTCGGCCACCGCGTGCGCATGGACGAAATCCAGCAGGCGGGCGGGTGTGTCGAGTCCATCTTCCTTCAGCTGTGCGATGCCCTCGCGGCGCACGAGGAAGTAGGGCGCGGGCTGGGCCCGGGGAACTGGCGAGGCGGGGTACCACACGCGCACCCTCAGCTCGCGCTTGTCCTTCTTGGCGTCGGTGAACGTCTCGTCGCGCGAGGTGTCCACCCAGTCGAAGGTGGTGGTGCCCACGGCGTACGGACCGGTGGGGGCGGGCAGTCTGCGGAGGAGGTGGTCCGATGCATGTGCCCGGTCACAGCCGCTCACCTCCGTGCCGGAACGGGTCCTCGCGTCCAGCTTCAGGCGGCTCACCTCCGCATGGAGGACGCCCTGGCCCACCAGCGAGGGGAGCGGGAAGCGCAGCACGGCGTCCGGTTGGCCATCTTCGTTCACGTCCTCCTCGCGGAGCAGGGCTTCGGCGGAGACGCTCGGGGCGGAGCCGTCCGGGTCGGACAGCGAGGCGGTGGCGGGGTCCAGCGTGCGCGCGTCGAGCGTGGCGTCTCCGAGGACGGCCACCTCGAGAGCGCCGGTGCCCGACAGGTCCACGGCATTCGGGTACGTCCCCGGGAGCACGTCGAGCACGGTGGTGCCGGTGCAGACCTCGGTAGGTGGCGCTGGGGGCGACTTGTCGCCGCCGCATCCGGTGGCGAGCACCGTGACGGCGGCGAGCGATGTGAACAGCTGGGACGGCTTCGGGAGCACGGGGCATCTCCTGGCGTGGCGTCGGGAACGCGACGCCAGGAGAACACCGTTTGCCCGTACGGGTGTTACTTCTTCTCGCTCCAGATCTGCTTCATCCAGGCCTCGACGTCCTTCGTCTCGCGCGGGATGTCCTCGGACAGCACGCGGCAGCCCGTCTTCGTCACCAGGACGTCGTCCTCGATGCGCACGCCGATGCCCCGGTACTTCGCCGGTACCGTCAGGTCATCCTTCTGGAAGTACAGGCCCGGCTCCACCGTCAGCACCATGCCCGGCTTCAGCTTGCCGTACTTGTATGCCTCCTGCCGCGCCTGAGCGCAGTCGTGCACGTCCAGGCCCAGCATGTGGCTGACGTTGTGCAGCGAGTAGCGCTTGTAGAACTGGTTCTCGTCCTTCAGCGCCTCCTCCGGCTTCGTCTTCAGGATGCCCAGCGCGTACAGGCCCTCG
Encoded proteins:
- a CDS encoding tRNA dihydrouridine synthase, with translation MPSDAFSTLFAAQPVMLAPMEDVSDAVFRRICRRLGADVCFTEFVNVDSLLLGCSRNERKLRLTEDDQPTAIQIYGADPAKLVEAARIAEAARPAFIDINCGCWVPRIARRGAGAGWLRDPEAMVAMAERVVRAVSLPVTVKTRIGLGPEDQMPIVELASRLEAVGVRALTVHCRTAKMGYTGTADWRWAGLAQAQVRMPVVVNGDIRTAADVRRALAETGCAGAMLGRGAIEHPWVFREVKALRAGLTPVPPTPAERLGLLREHLLANVAVRGKGWGVPYTRRYLAGYLRDVEGGAELRAYLNTSTDLDDWLDRISSLEARAVVSHAVQ
- a CDS encoding alpha/beta hydrolase family protein, which gives rise to MPLPRSVPVLSLLVLLSLVACSKSDTPSPAQPGQKKAETFVELRKGFKTQLKDTPSEHEPAPQPPKGVFEKVTYPAPLGSNVAYVTPVREGARRPAVLWIQGGFNWGIDESAWEVSPRDNDQSARAFREAGLVLMMPALRGCNENPGSREYFLGEVDDVLAALDFLARRPDVDPERIYLGGHSTGGTMALLVAASEPRVRGVFAFGPVAVPNYGETGTALDRAKGKELAIRSPVVFMSLIRVPTLVIEGADEGNTFAFDSLRKAAKDAPVRFVSVPGGTHFNILAPLTELLAQRILRGTPGELPTDLSEQDAVLAMRAEASAH
- a CDS encoding alpha/beta hydrolase family protein yields the protein MLPKPSQLFTSLAAVTVLATGCGGDKSPPAPPTEVCTGTTVLDVLPGTYPNAVDLSGTGALEVAVLGDATLDARTLDPATASLSDPDGSAPSVSAEALLREEDVNEDGQPDAVLRFPLPSLVGQGVLHAEVSRLKLDARTRSGTEVSGCDRAHASDHLLRRLPAPTGPYAVGTTTFDWVDTSRDETFTDAKKDKRELRVRVWYPASPVPRAQPAPYFLVRREGIAQLKEDGLDTPARLLDFVHAHAVAEAPLPADDTRFPVILFSPGAGVPPTFYTSLLEELASHGYVVAATSHTYTTGAVIFPDGRYAPTTEEPGGLFGTPFFDVTVADLRFVLSRVRALDTGDTQGRFTGRLDLERVGVFGHSIGGAASAIVCQTEPGVRACANIDGTFQGSWKKGVSQPFLVMHTQASDDGTHRSFIKDRRATVYEVAVSQSGHLTFSDLPLLLELVKTHDSKVTAESLDTGTLEPAERAAAITRAWVLAFAEERVKGSGESPLLQGGSGDYPEVTLTAHPR